agatattcagcagtggagtaataggatttacgacagagccaattttttataaaagatttaaatttatttatagataatgcctgaacagtggctggtacttcattatagaagtgtatacatttagccttaaagctattatgtatcttatgaagcctactagaattagtgtAATACCGTGCTAAAGGTCTCAGGTTcgatcccggtaggtacaaacatttatatgaataatatggatgtttctttccgagtcatggataatataaaaatttaaattttttgcctACCCAtcgcacaggctatgcctagtttggggcaagataatttgtgttaaagtatgtcaatattaatattattaaaagactgtatttatcattttaaaGGAATGCTGACATGGTTTgtacacgtggagcgaatgagtgaagaaataatGACGCATCAagtatataaggcaagtgtgtgtgggcaagtcggtcgcgggagacctcgtagaacattcgtcgaccaaattggggacgttttgagaaaaggagaggtccgaagcccCCGAAACCGGCGAgaatgtatgaaaagagtaataaatgtagaggaatcgcgtgaggtttgtaaggatagaagcaaatggcattctattgtctgtGCCAaacccgacgggaacaaggcgtgagtgtgtgtgtgtgtctgtgtgcaTATATCACTGTTACCAAATTTGATCTAAGTCTagttagatacttttcatcccgtaggtactaaaaatgaaagcaaatcaaaaataaagacactcattttgttattaatttgtatttaaatagttatagtgacattgtaaacattttgtaaaaaaaaattgaaataaaaagctTAGATGATtaaatttatgcgtctagaatctagatagtctcttgatgttagacaaccgataaaaacaggccaggaatattagttcagtgtgcgtgaccagctacgtattacactcgcgatttgtataacactttgtgatagtgtgctcaaaatagaggttagttctgtactcaattttattcgacgttttcacagctgtctaaatatatatgtttaaatatgtaaacgtattaaatattatatcgttgtcttgtacccatagtacagactacggctagtttggggcaatataatttgtgtaaaggtgtGTCAATGTcgttataacattataattaattttactattcGTTAATCATCCCTAAAGCATCTGAttaataaactttggagtttgCACTATTCTTCGCaactcaaaaatatttgaatatatttattatctacagaacaacgtctgtccggtcagctagtaatacatataaatccagtgacctgatgtttgtttccagtgaactcgtaaagtaataaacggattttattGGGGATTACTTGGAGTGctgtttggtccaacttgagagatagaatagtttttatttcgatttgggacccataattatctttatttccaatatttgttttgtatggacatattttctatgagagaattttttgaggcacggcttgacagttctgctgtgaaacaatttcattataacaacatggtgcatattatacgaaataattcttgatgttatgaaatattattcaaaaattcgtaaaaaacaggtcagctagtgttatttattatattcattacatttatTTCGAAGAATAAAGAATCTTTCATATATACCTATGCATAGTATTTCTTAAATCTCATGAAGAATGTTGGTAGTTTAACAGTTTACTACTGAACAGTAAACTAAGTTTAACAGTTATTTGTGGCCCATTATGACAACAAAATTAGAACAATCTCAACATAGTGGTATATTgttctgtataaataccactggacaggctgttccatatgtttgacagcatattttttgtgcctatttgaagcgccactcgcgagcgtccagagaactaattctGACGTACAATACAAAcggctgcgagagaagcgtatATTACTCTGAAGttttattgcattttgaatACATATCGGTCGTTTTCtgtgatttttataattcaggAATTAACGTAATAAGGtacatttttttagttttcctaccgatgtttgtttagctgaggttgtcatcactagctTGAGTACTTACCGCAAACTCTCGCTATAtgcgacgacctgtatagccgagtggttagcgatcctacctacaaagctataggtcccggattcgaatcccggtaggtgcaagcatttatatgatgaatatggatgtttgtttccgaatcatggatgtttaaatgtatttatgtatgtttcagtaagtatattgtattaaatatatcactgtcttgtaacccataacacagactatatatgcttaacttggggcaagataatttgtgtaaaaaaagtgtgtcaatattatatatatatattatatatggccAATAGCGAcgaaatggcgaatatcaaacaggcacaaaagcactttgacaccCGCAAGTCCAGTGACAACTAGTACAGTTCAGTGCATTATATAGATTAAGACTCACGTTACTCAAACTGATGTGCAGTCCTCTCTCCAGATAGGTGGCCATGTCCGTGAAGAATAACACGTACACCATTGAACACCCAGAGTGAGCGACCAATGCCGCCCAAAACGCTTTTGTTGTAAGGATGCAACGCCACGGAGTCCGAAatttctaaattcaattttcaaacaatataacatatttagtaacatttcaatattataataagagtAAGTATAAATTGGGCATGTAATTTGCATCCACACTCtgactccttctcatgtccaagttacgtcagatggtgctggggctgctgcttcgactgccgaagagaGCAAGTGTCGCAAGTGCAAATACGTCGGTcttagtgagtcttacatctatCTGCCATTTGATGTGGAGACAtatggcccgtggggcccagaggcgtggTGATTGTACAAAGTACTTTCTACGCGCGTCAATAGGTCTCCTGGTAAccaaagcgctggcagctattttacCTACcaatttatcagtgggaggctccattgcaccagatgccggcttgattatgggtaccacagcggcggctattttcgccgagaagcagtaatgtgtaagcattactgtgtttcggtttgaagggcgccgtagcgtgTGAGATTACTGGGTCTCACTCGCTACATGATGAGACATTTTCCCACacacttaacaccttatgttttaaaggtgatgagcgcagttgtagtgccactcagattttttgggattttcaagacactgcattgtaatgggcagggcgtgccaattaccatcagctgaacatccttctagtctcgtctcttatttttctataaaaaacaaGCTATTTTGTTCAACGGATCATcgtagctatccaacgtggccACGCTGCCATTATTATAACTTACTCTTCCCCgtgtaaatacaaataaaaataaaaattagaaagATAAAGATGATtagatttgataaaaaaatcttaattccAAAATTACGTTTACTTCATATTGTTACTGTCTCCACAACATATGCAACTTGAATTGTTACTTGAAatgttcttaataaaatattattagtatgaATAAATCAATTCATATAGTCTGCGAATACGTAATAACGTAaacctcatcatcatcatttcagccggaagacgtcgactgctggacaaagccctCCCCTatagatcgccatgacgatcaggCCTGTGCTGCCAAACTATTCTGGCGATCTTAGCCACATCGTCAGTCCATCATGTGGGGGGtgtaccaacactacgtctttcggtacgtggtcgccattagagAACTTTcctaccccaacggccatctgtttatcgagctatgtgccctgcccactgtcacatcagtttcgcaaccacctGGGTAATGTTGGTGACTTGGTTCTCCTACGCATCTCCGCAtctctgattcgatctcacagggaaactctgagcacggccctcttcattgccctctgagcgaccatgagcttcctcataaggcccatagtaagCAActacgtctgcgttccgtaagtcatcactTACTTATTATCACACACTGGTAACCGTCGTCATCAGACGCTATTTACGTAAGCCTGATTAATGAATATTGGGGAAAACTTCAATGGGATGATAATTATTACTGACCTTTGGACGGGCAGTGTTTAGggccttttcaatatattctttttCAGGCTTGCTTATCATCTTGTGGTCACCGGGAGTACTTGCAGCGAAGTACCACCAGACGGCCGCTTGAAGAAACATGATGGCTGATATCGTGTAGAAGATGAGCTTCCATCCCATGGCAGTGGCCGACAGGATACCGCATAGTGGCATGCCGATCATGATGCCTATCTGTGGACCTATGGGATATACTCGTATTACCCAACTTTTCGATTAATGCCGGCGATTTTGattgtactttaaaaaatgaatGTAAATTGAGGGTTGCACTCTACATTTTagttaatatttcaattaaatgtcAGGTGATGTTTTCTCTAGGGACTTTAAAAGCTCTTCAATCATTACATCTGACTGAGAGTGACACACATAATATCAACAATGAATTGTGTGAAGTACCTGAATAGACAATTCCTGTGTATGAAGTTCTTTCATGGGCCGGCAGCCAGCGGCCCAGCATGGTGTGACTGGCGGGAAAGAGGCATGCCTGCGTGAGCCCCATCACCATCCGACATGCGCACACAATTTTCCAATCACCCTGCGAACGGTGTGCCCATCATTAGAGGGAGACAGTTGGAACCATCGTTAAACACTGATACTCATTTTTCACCCAAAGAAAAAAAACCATTACGCATTACACTTCTGGTCTTGCAAGATAATGAAAGCGAGGCTAATCACTTCACCATCAGCCGGAGGACGTCCACGGCTGGACGcatgcctcccccaaagatttccacgacgatcggtcctgcgctgccctcatccaacgtattccggcgatcttgatttAACCGgtaatcacttaatatcaggtaaCCCATACCCTCGTTTATCCTGCTCTTGCAAAAAATCAATGCTTTTGATTAACTACAAGCTTTTTGTGAAACACCATTGTCACCGAAAGAATATTTGCTTAATGTCAACAGCTGTTAAGACTTACCAGACTTAagactttaccagtgggaggcacctttgcacaggatgccggctagattatgggtaccacaacggcgcctagttctgccgtgaagcagtaatgtataaacattactgtgtttcggtcagaagggcgtcgtagctagtgaaattactgggcgaatgagacttaacatcctatgtctcaaggtgacgagcgcagatgtagtgccgctcagaatttttgcgtttttcaagaatccggagtggTCACATACATACACTATTCTGCGTATATATCACTGGAACCTACAACATCAGGGGTGTGTGTAACTGAAAAGAAGATACTGATTTCCCAGTTTCACCCCAGGGTAAATAGAAGAGACTAGATTCAGGTAACTAGGAGATCCATAAGTGGAATGGTTCCTTGAAAGGATGCTAGCTCGGtgagtaccacaatggcgcctttttgTGTGGTGAAGTAGCAATGTGCAAACATCATAATGTTTTGATTTGAATGCAATGCGACAAGCGCAATAGTGATGCCACACAGAATTTCCATTAGTtccgcttattttttttatggaaaaggaggacaaacgagcgcggccgcccacattctcttgcaacaccagaggaatcacgggagcgtttaacctttaaggaaggtgtacgcgctttttttgaaggtatccatgtcgtaccGTTGTatttggaaacaccgcacaaggaagttcattccacagctttgtagtacatagaagacagctccttgaaaaccgcactgtggaggaccgccacgcatccttttggtggggatgatatcctaacttgatgcgtatcgtgcgaaggtggaatgcagcggcaggaatcaagtcaaccagctcttcggaacacttcccgtgataaatgcggtagaagaaacacaatgaagcgatatcTCTACTCTCTACTACTTAGAAGCGGCATTGCGTTGGGCATCGCGTATTACCCACTCTTAGACGAACGTATTGCTTGTCTCGCCATTATTTctcatacataaaataatgagaTTTCTCCTTCTACCTCCTTAGTTATACTAAAATGTTGGACGTTACATGTGttatatttgtaagtaatcgttataatcattcaaatgaaacatacaactttcaCTAGTGAAGGAAGGAGTCCGCACACAAATCCGTTAGCCAGTAAAGAGAACAGCATCACGGGCTTCCCGCCGTACCGCCGGGCGATGATGCCGGCTGGAATCTGCATTAAAATATAACCCCAGAAGAACGACGATAGTATCAGGCCTTGAGTCTTCTTGTCCCAGTCATATACCTGCAAAATTaaacgtttttttatgaaaataagggacgagactggTAATTGaaaaacgccctgcccattacaatgcagtgccgctcaagattcttgaaaaaaccctcAAAAAagtctgagtggcactacaactgcgctcgtcaccttgagacataagatgttaagtttcatttgcccagtaatttcactagctacggcgcccttcagacggaaacacagtaatgcttacacattactgcttcacgtcataATTAGGCTCCTTACACCATATTGAGGATTTATGATaatattcacaattatttttagttagtgtttataaaaaattgtcaataccAACAATATATAACCTactatttgatttatatttaagttaaaaaaaaatatggtgacACCCATACCTATTTTCCTTGAGGAGTAGTGTCATATACATAATACGAAGAAAAAAATTTACCAGCATAATTTGTTCAAGTTTTTTACATTAAACCAGTGGTAGGCCAAGTAATCTTGTTCGTTAGAAGCCTACATGTTTCTTACTATTAAAGATTTGTGAAGGTGAAATATCACACCGCAACTCAACATCGTTGTCAACGATATGTTGGACGCCTCCAACATACCTTGCTGTGCAGATGATAGTACCGGTGATGCCGCATAAACGGGTCATGCagatctctctcgggaaatcgtcgacatGTGCCGGAAGAAAATTGTATcatctatcgagtcctcttttGAGAAAGTCGTGGAAATGAGATAAAATGAATCTCTCAAGTTAGTGCGTTTAccctaaaaaaaaaaccatttgtcgtatcaccgctgttcgacaacacttcccatAAAGCCTCGCCTTGTATAGGAATACTGGGTCATAAAGTAATGATCCGATTTTCGTcattctttagtttgatgcggaacgtttaccatttggtcccataaaaattttaagcaGTTCGGCCCAGTAGTTTACATTTTATGAaagttttttatgaatatttttgtgtatgtggatgatgttattatagtttatgtagtgctttttaggagttttcatttactttgattatatattattattattagcccgTTTGACGATAAGTGGGTCTTAAGCTACCtatcattcatagctaacaaactttcttcacgatattttagtgtctcacaagaacgtgaaataggggatctatattgtttaaccTTTGCCTACCCATAGctacaataaataactatttaatatatgacaataaaaagcaacgaaatcttcTAGTTTAATtgattaatgacactaaaaaataaaaaaaaatacgtttaaaaaaccgtcttcaaaaactcaaaagtataaaataacttaataggagatttaacttttataaaatactattatttgtaacaGCTggtacctattgataggtttgaagtcggtgccaagccaaatgtaatagcaggtacctacactcgccatgcgtgactttgagcgggatagcttcgtctagaaccaaacatcCCAAGCAGGTAAGCACCGACTAAAACCCTATCaattatattactaatattaaaggtataagattagcattagaggtgtattaaattaaatctcttttgagtttttgaagtcggtttttttaaacgtagtttctTTTGCAATCACTAAAAggcaatattattaatttttttatgtctcaTACTATATAATGCTAAACAAACCTCTATTTTAGAATTGTTCCGCCTGGTGTCCGTCATAGCGAGTACTGCGACACCCATGCTGCCGCGCGCTATGAAGAGAGCGATCATCGTCAGACACATGCAGCCCATCTGCAAGTGTCGAATACCGCATCCATAGCCAGCTGGTGGAGGCCAtgcataaaacaaaacaaacaaaaaaggtaTATTgccattatatatataatttttcttaCTTTTTAATCTTAGTCGTAAgattcaaagaggatgtaaatactatgtaataagagtCGGACTGCCTtagttaaatttgaaatttagtttatttatttattattatttatttaaaggacaaatagtagttgttacattctaatacgcttaaaatatatcgaatattaacataatatgagttgaatgtacaacagaTTATGGTGTCACAATATGCACAGTCTTTACTTCCGTGACACCaagaacaaaataaaataaaataaaacaaaaatgataaaatcaagatacatgcaaatttgaaaagaaataaaaagaaaaagaacaTCAGTGatttggcgcctaacaatctcgtatttttttttgacgtagGTAacgaatctttaaaaatatctgcCTCACCACAGAAATGAaatgtttagtatgaaacgtgcagtcatttgacataagttcgaaatattaataattacagtatcgcgattggccacgaagtataatccggctaagtttgaaagcgaacagttgcttataacgtagtggatttcggctatctccttttttaacaagattataacCGTCAATCTGTGAAAGACTGCACGTCTCATACAATCgacacttttttcttagagagtctcGCCAGCCTGATAATATTTTCGTGAACGGTATTGTAACAAACTTAAGACTTgccctatatatataatatatatactagctgaccgcTGTGTCAGCgtcaaacgttgtattgcctagACATAAACAATGAGAATTTAACCACTACGTTGAGACATAAAGACAAGTATGATTTGCAGTAGAGTAGTAAGATTTACAGCACTTCCTTTTTttcaaacaatataatatgtttaaaatttatttaaagattctaaaattattaagtaactGTAGGTTTATATTTTAGGTATATTAGTTACTCTTCAAAACCACATGTAGAGGAGATGTTGTATTTCATAGTTTGCCctatattcttaattatttataattacaaatgcTGCCAGGAATAGATTGCAATACAGCAAATGATGGCAAataggaaaataataataatatcataagggagcaaaataatattttgacggCGAGGGTGCTTTTTTGAAACCAGAGCAAAGTGAGGGATTCTAAACTTCTTTCGTAGAATCCTGAACGTAGCGAGGGATACAAAGTACGTCACCCCGCGCCCGAGTGAGTAGAATGTTCATCACCACTACGAGAAAATAAAAGGCACcccatattttattgtaacccGTCAGTGGCTGAGCCGCCATAAAACGCGTGGCGCGATGGCCAGTCTTATgccgccgcgcgttaccgacgccaagtcaacgggctcgggttacacaataaaatttattgcttttgaagtgtttcggcttgtttataaaaacgaatttcaatggttttattattaaacaagctagcactttgttagattacataaacaatagatactgcgtaatttaaacaaatttcgtttaaagtagggctgtcatgcattttttatgatttttttagatttccctacagattacattacgatttaatgtagtaattttttataactaaaacatacttcaaagttactaattagttatagaatagttactaaaacatcatagataaaacaaaaaataatttttaaatcgactgctacagataattttacggctgaccgcattttgacggcttgtcgtattttacacagataaaattttaaaattaaatattcttacttttatagtatgttaaattacctttcttgtggtatatcATGTAGCTTGTCTTtctctgtgtatatttaacgaaTAAATATCTGCTACCGTTGCGTGCCAAGTTGGCACTCAATGGTAGTTTTGATAGTCGGACGTCTGATTGGCACCTCGGGggttaatattgttatttagtaAGACATTTAGTAGGACACATAGGAAAAGTTGCACTATCCGGCGTCCAGACGACGCTAACGGGTAAGGCTATTTTAAGTGCCGAGTTGCCTATCTATGTCAGTATATTAATACTCTTATCTATGCGGTTAGTAATTAGCGTGGCTACGCTAATCGCTTCTATCCATTCAGTTTTAATGAATGAGGCACGCAATTGACTCGCGTTGTAAGTCGATACTCGAGGTTGTGGAATTCGGCAGCCGGCATGACATGATTTACTACGATAGCTATAGTCTTAGAATGAGATAgcgcaaataatattattattaattctaaaATAATGCTACAATATTTTGACCAATAACTAAATGAAACATTTagctattggtcaaaatgtaagctttggTATTTGTATTGGTGtgtaatttgtaaatttgtaaaaaaaatgttaaaataagaattgtaattggcttattagttttaagtattttgtataaatatagtgCACCTGAATCGAAATATATATTCCTCATTTTACTCAAGAATCGtcagcagttgttttatttaaccaGCAAACCCTCAGTCTCTAAaaacttatattcacatttGAGACATTTTCGCAAATAGAGATTGTTGCACATTTTATATTCTACGTGTTTGAAATAATGTCTGAATCTTGCTTATTTTGAGGAAAGTGAATCTCGTTGTTTGAATGTAGATAGGCACGGTGACAGTGGAATGGATGGATTAACTGAAGGTTGCAATATAATGTATTCCACAATGCGTTCAAATGTTTTCGCCTTGTTCTCAATGGCATCTCCTATATACCCCTCTGCTACAGCACTCGACTTCCATCCTCCATGTCGCTTGAGAACATTTAAATCCGCTCCAGAATCTGCCAAAAGGGTAGCAGAAGAACAACGAAAACAATGTCTGTATACAGCTTGATATCTGGTTACTTCAAATAAGTACCAATTTCTTGTGGCATGTTATAAAGAGGGTTAAAAAACTCATCACTGCCCGCTAAAAGTTTCTTTTAGAAAACACTACCTTTGTGTGCACTTAAAGGCGAACCGCGTCGGTCTCGAATAGATgggttgaaaaaaataatactatctaATCATTACAATTACTCAGGGCAACTATTTAGCATCGTATGGTAGCAAAATTAAATAGTGAATGATCTTGTAAACGACTCTAAGCCCCGAAATGTACAGTTCCATAATTGTAACACAAATTCAAACCCGGACAAACATTTACTGCTCTAGTCACTTCGCTATGATTTAAGACTGTGacattatgaaataattaacatttacataataaacattttgcCACCAGACATAACGTATTTTCTAAGGAACGAAATGTGGACGATTGAGTAGTGTTAGTATGTACTACGATCGCATGCCTACCTGCCAGCTTGTTCAGAGTCATAATCAAGGTACATAAAAACattacttcatcatcatcatcatcagccggaagacgactACAAAagacaaaggcctaccccaaagcttccacgacgatcggtcctgtgctgccctcatccaacgtattccagcgatcttgaccagatcgtcggtccatcttgtggggggcctaccaacactgcgtcttccggtacgtggtcgcaatttgaggactttactaccccaaggGCTatgccatctgtctgtcgaactatgtgccctgcccactgccacttcagtttcacaataatttggactatgtcgatgactttggtCCTCCTACGAATtccctcatttctgattcgatctcgcaacgaaactccgagcatagccctctccattatcctctgagcgaccatgagctttctcataaggcccatagttagcgactacgtctgcgtaccgtaagtcatcactggcaatacacactggttgaaaaccttcaacttcagacactgcggtatttgggacgagattttacggagcttcccgaacgctgctcatccgagttggattcgacgagtgacctctttcgcgaaattggacctgcctaactggattctTTGTCCGacgtagacgtactcgtcgacaatttcgagagtacagttcccaattgttatgggagtaggtgcgacatggacataaAACATTACTCACCTCACGTAAATTCTCCGCACTGATTAATTAGCCGTCTCcttgtttttacattttattttagctacAGTTCTGTTTCTCAtggttgtaataataattttttgtgctTTACAATGTTATTAGCATATTGGTTTTGAAATATGACAATGTGAAATGAAGCGATTTCTATACTTTCTTTTATAAAACATGGtgttattcaaagtcaaaaaatctttattcactgtaaaactttttaagttatttagtgcaagtcatgatgaagtacaaaagttacaataggattcaaatgagtataacaataatcatgaacaaaatttagaaaattaattccaactatcttcatcattcaaataatctttaatattgttaataggccttagatgttaatttattttttacgatacatttaaatttttaataggtaatattttaatttcatttgggagtttattataaaatataacacaatccactttaatttagctattaattttaatttgtataattgatGATAGAGTGAGTGATCAGTGATATAGTACTTCAAAACAGCCACTGTGAACGAGTTGATGGAATCTTCCACCCTAcctataattattaagtcatgATACAAAGTAAAACTATTCACCTGATGCTAAGACAACTTCCAACATAACATCACCCAccttaactaaaatattagtatttgtAAGGTCCTTAatcaatactagctgacctggcaaacgttgttttgccatataaattacttGTAATATttgagttaaaccgtttcttggacattgcaactttactttaattttcttaaataaaagaatattttaatataaacgtAGCCTCCTTTTTACATCAGCTACccaaagtcccgtcaaaatcggtccagccatttcagagattagtcgGAACAAATAGACAGGCAGACAGACAAGAATtgtaaaaattgttataatgaTATTGAAATACTTGT
Above is a genomic segment from Leptidea sinapis chromosome 35, ilLepSina1.1, whole genome shotgun sequence containing:
- the LOC126975316 gene encoding putative inorganic phosphate cotransporter isoform X1, which gives rise to MDKMKKGDIITDDRAGYGCGIRHLQMGCMCLTMIALFIARGSMGVAVLAMTDTRRNNSKIEVYDWDKKTQGLILSSFFWGYILMQIPAGIIARRYGGKPVMLFSLLANGFVCGLLPSLVKVGDWKIVCACRMVMGLTQACLFPASHTMLGRWLPAHERTSYTGIVYSGPQIGIMIGMPLCGILSATAMGWKLIFYTISAIMFLQAAVWWYFAASTPGDHKMISKPEKEYIEKALNTARPKKFRTPWRCILTTKAFWAALVAHSGCSMVYVLFFTDMATYLERGLHISLSNSASLSALPYIGMLVGNVATSMVCERWYNKGTLRMVTLRRLFNSLGVVGATGGLLALSFVGGERPTAAIVILVVMHTMCGCFSATFTMSYLDLSPNYAGLMLSMGNSTTTIGGVLSPILTSIILNNDPTDLARWRIVFLLTAAVGVISNIVYVLFISADLQEWDDPNYREKKKGDPEGVKPPLLSDEKISFKEILNKDED